The Nocardia sp. NBC_01329 sequence GCGCAAGGCCAGCAGATGGTCGAAGACAGCGGGAGCCGGCGTGACCGCGCCCGGTGGGCGGCAGTGGACGCAGACCGCTCCCCCGGCGCCCACATGAAACGCGCGGTGCGGACCGGGGGTGGCACAGCGGGCGCATTCATCGATGGCGGGGGCCCAACCGGCGTAGTCCATGGCACGCAGCAGGAAGGCGTCGAGGACGAGTTCGTGTGGACGCTGTCCCTCGGCGATCGCGCGCAGCGCACCCGCGGTGAGGGTGTGCAGGCGGGGAACGGGGGCGCGTTCCTCCCCGGCCAGGCGTTCAGCGGTCTCCAGTACGGCGCAGGCGGTGGTGTAGCGGCCATAGTCGGCGATGATGGCGGTCGCGAACGCCTCGACCGTATGGACCTGGGTCACGATGTCGAGGCTGCGGCCGGGATGGAGTTGTACGTCGATGTAGGCGAACGGCTCCAGCCGGGCCCCGAATCTCGATTTGGTGCGGCGCACCCCTTTGGCCACAGCGCGCACGAGTCCGTACTGCCGGGTGAGGAGCGTGACGATGCGGTCGGCCTCGCCCAGCTTGTGCTGGCGAAGCACGACGGCATGGTCACGGTACAAACGCACGCGACCAGTCTTGCACGTGTCCGGCCGCGTCGCCTCGACTCGTCCGGGCCCGGGTCAGCGCACGCCGGAACCGGGCCCGGCCGCACACGGAGCCGCGTGTCAGGGGTGCGTACCCGATCGGCGCCAGGGTGTCGCGGGCAGGAAGTGGACGTCGTAGCGCTGCTGTTCCGGTAGCAAGCTGTCGAAATCCGCGTGCCCGTGCTGGATCCGGCCGAGCTGCCGGAAGTACTCGAACCGTTGGGTACCGGGGGCGAGGACGATGAGCAGATCGGTCGTCGACCCGGGTGCGGCGCCGAAGGCGTGCGCCATACCCGGCGGTACCACGACGAGACTGCCCGCGGGCGCCGTCGTCAGGGTGCCGTCGAGGAAGAACTCCGCGGTCCCGGCGAGAACGTAGAACAGCTCCGAGGACAGCGCGTGATAGTGCGGTGCGGCCCCGTCCGCACCGGTGCCGAGGGTGAGCCGGTTCGCGCTCACTTCACCGCCGGTGTCGACGGCATCGGCGAGCAGATGGAAGGCGCCGCCGTGGGGTAAGTGCACGATTTCCGCGGTCGCGGCCGGAACGACCAGAGCTTCGGAGTGGCGGGACGACATGTTGTGCTCCTTTTTCCTGTTGCCAACCAGTGCACACCGGGAAGAAAGCGCGAACCAGACGCAGTTGTGACCAGTAGTGATCACGGATCCAGATCAATGGAGGCGCGGTGGAACTGCGGCAGCTCGAATACTTCGTGGCCGTCGCCGAGGAGGGCGGATTCGGCCGCGCTGCGCGGCGGCTGAATATCGTCCAGTCGGCGGTGAGTCAGCAGATCGCGCGGCTGGAAAGAGAATTCGGGGTGCTCCTGCTCGACCGGTCGACCCGCCACGTCCGGCTCACCGGCGCGGGCGAACGGCTGCTGACGGAAGCGCGGCTCGTGCTCGCGGCCACGGGGCGGTTGCGTCGTATCGCCGGAGATATCGCGGCGGGCAGCGACGGCGCATTGCGCCTGGGCACCCTGCACGCCCCCGGTAATCGGGTGTATCGCGCCTTGAACGAGCTGGCCGCGATCGCGCCACACCTGCAGGTCCGGCCCCGGCGGTTACCGCCCGCCGAACGGATCGCCGCGGTGCGCTCCGGGGAAATGGATGCCGCCCTGGTACGTGCCCTGCGGCCCTCGCCCGGCCTCGAAGCGCTCGAGGTGTGGACCGATCCGCTGTACGTCGCGCTACCGGCCGAGCATCCACTCGCCGAGCAGCCCGGGGTGCGGCTCGAACAGCTCGAGCACCTGGCGCTACGCCTGGCCGCCCGGGACGCGAACCCGCCTTTCCACGATCTGATCACCGAGGCGTGCCGGGTCGCGGGTATCGACCCGCCCGCGGGCCCGCCGTTCACCACCCTGCAGCAGACCCTCGCCGCGATCGCCGCCGACCGGCCGTCGTGGACGGTGTTCT is a genomic window containing:
- the recO gene encoding DNA repair protein RecO, producing MRLYRDHAVVLRQHKLGEADRIVTLLTRQYGLVRAVAKGVRRTKSRFGARLEPFAYIDVQLHPGRSLDIVTQVHTVEAFATAIIADYGRYTTACAVLETAERLAGEERAPVPRLHTLTAGALRAIAEGQRPHELVLDAFLLRAMDYAGWAPAIDECARCATPGPHRAFHVGAGGAVCVHCRPPGAVTPAPAVFDHLLALRHGRWDRVETIPESARRQASGLVAAHLQWHLERKLRTLPLVERSTGTPRAELSGAACGSAIEASEA
- a CDS encoding cupin domain-containing protein yields the protein MSSRHSEALVVPAATAEIVHLPHGGAFHLLADAVDTGGEVSANRLTLGTGADGAAPHYHALSSELFYVLAGTAEFFLDGTLTTAPAGSLVVVPPGMAHAFGAAPGSTTDLLIVLAPGTQRFEYFRQLGRIQHGHADFDSLLPEQQRYDVHFLPATPWRRSGTHP
- a CDS encoding LysR family transcriptional regulator, yielding MELRQLEYFVAVAEEGGFGRAARRLNIVQSAVSQQIARLEREFGVLLLDRSTRHVRLTGAGERLLTEARLVLAATGRLRRIAGDIAAGSDGALRLGTLHAPGNRVYRALNELAAIAPHLQVRPRRLPPAERIAAVRSGEMDAALVRALRPSPGLEALEVWTDPLYVALPAEHPLAEQPGVRLEQLEHLALRLAARDANPPFHDLITEACRVAGIDPPAGPPFTTLQQTLAAIAADRPSWTVFYEVSALPAVHRVAIRPLIGATVTTSLAVAPGPPGPALRHLLEALHRTAASE